Sequence from the Nasonia vitripennis strain AsymCx chromosome 5, Nvit_psr_1.1, whole genome shotgun sequence genome:
CACCAATGAAAAACCAGCCTTACAGCATGAGTTGTTTGATAAATTTCTCTCCTACCATTCGGACAGAGACCCCCCGTTTGCAGCTCAAGAAACACTACGAGCATggcaaaagaaaaatcatcCTTGGCTAGAGCTATCAGATGTTCACAAAGAAACGACAGAAAACATAAGAGTCACTGTTATCCCATTTTATATGGGCTGTAGGGAAAGTCAGACCACATCAGTATATTGGGTGAGTGAATAATCTGTTTGATTTTTTGAGAGTCAGCTTATGGCCATTtggttttcaataaaaataacataattaTTTCAGTGGCGCTACTGCATCAGGCTAGAGAATCTTGGCGATTTAAGTGTACAATTAAGAGAAAGGCATTGGAGAATATTCAGCTTATCAGGCACATTAGAAACAGTAAGAGGACGGGGTGTTGTGGGCCAAGAACCAGTGCTCTCAAAGACCTTACCAGCCTTCCAGTACAGCAGTCATGTTAGTCTACAGGCTCCTAGTGGACACATGTGGTATGTTGAGCGTTGATACtgtttttcaaactttattaTATTCCTAAATACAGCGAATAAAATTCACTTGTCGTTTGCAGGGGAACATTTAGAATGGAAAGAGAAGATGGTTATGCCTTTGACTGTCGAATTCCGCCCTTTTCTTTAGAATCGAAAGCAGACGAACCCACGACTCCTAACGCAAACACGTGAAACATAATTTACGACAAGCGAAAACTTATTTAGGCTAAGATTTAAagtaataaatgctgaaacgTTGACATTTATAACTAACTGGAAAATTACATCTCTCTCAGTATAATAAATTAAGCGCCATCAGCACTATTAAATTAACTTTGTATATAACTTTATAGATATTTAGCAATGAGAAAGTATATCGTAGTGTACATTGTAATTCTGtaaactttataaatataagttgTTAGATTCAAATATAAATAgtgttcattaaattttatgtaaaacttATCGAATACCAAAGAAGAAAGTATCAGTGAAGTAAAATGTAATGAACACAATGATTTAGTGTGCAGTAGtgataaaattgtaaataaattgattttttacaGCCTGAAGATATACGAAACAGTAGCTTGAATCGTCGATAGCGACGCAACGTCCTTTTATTTCGATGATAATGCTCTTCTTTTTAAACACTTGAAATACAAAGAGTATTTAATTTCGACTTGAAGTCATCCAACAAACATAAATGAGACAAACCTTGCGTTTTCTGTATCCGAATCGTTacgaaaatatatattacatatTGTGATCTAAATATATTCTAAGAGTCATAACAtctaatactttttttaaacacttttGTTGTGATTATGATTCGAAAAATGAGAATTTAAAACTGATATTTTTGCTATCAATAATAGGCCTTGTAGGAGGAAAACAAATTGTCATTAAAATATGAGCAATATCGAAGCCGCTTGAAAAATCACCTAACGTCAATTTAAACATCAGCACGTCTCATTAATAACGTGACGGTGAAATGCACATATCGGCCAGTCGCGAAATGTCACTGGCCTCGGCTAAAAACACTCTATACCTATAACTGTTATGATCTGATCCCGAGTTCACGTGAATTTCATAATCCGGTACGCGGAATAGGAACGATATCTCAAACTCTAGAACGCGCCGGTATCGAAGTTGGTAAGTAACGAACGATATTGAATTCGTTATCGGATGATTAGAATGTTGGAATTAGGGATTGTTTGTTCAATGCCAaggaaataatatattgtattCAGAGAAGACAAGTAAAAGGCAGTGGTGCTCAATCagggtttttattataaaattctttttttaagatatgCAGTGTTATCTAATGTCAAAACCTTACAATTCATAGTATCAAACATTAGAATGGCGCgatataaattgtttagagtGCAAAATACTCTCAAAACTCTCAAAGAGAGAGGAACACTGCGcacctatatagatatactgatagcatGGGATGAAAACTCGCTTGCCCTATCCAACTTTTTCTCCATGATTTGCACTGCTATTTTACATCATAagctagttttaaaaaaaatattctaagaaaACTCGCTTCGCAATTCAACTAAACGTCCTCAAGATTCGGACTCGGTATAGGCTTCCCACgttaaaatccaaaatttcaaggttcaatatctcaaaaaataatgtcgcTTGGGGggtgaaaaaaaataccacGTTGTAGAGGACAGTTAATTGAACATGTAAACAAAGTTCGAGGGATATcctaagaaaaaaaatacagttcATTTGCCATTCTTCGACTCCTTGCGCTTAGCGCTTTATCAAACAAACGGACCTAATAAGGATCAAGAAGACGACCTCCACTTTCGAATTCTAAATCCAGGAGTAGGATTCGAATTTCGAATCGGCTTCCTGTAGGCGGGCGCCAGCAGAGGGCAGCAGCGACCGGGGTCATAACAACGGGATATTCCGGCGCCGGCATCTTTGTTGTTCCCAGTgactttctctttcttcccgttgccgacagcagcagcagtcgactCGCGTATATTAGTGCGTCCCGGCTGGAGCTGTGCGTTATTCTGCAAAACCCTCTCCGCTGACACGACGCTCTCGTCTTCTTCGCTTCTCTCATCCTACGGACGCAATTATGGCTGCCAGTAAGTAAACAGTCCGATTCTTTGCCGCTTCCCCGTGTTTTTCTTCAAATATCTTGCGGGAGCTCGCTGCGGGAGGAAATCGCCGAAGACATGTCGCCATGGTGTGCATGTCCGTGCGAATCCGCGGCACAAACATACTGCATAAGCACACCAGCGGTAAATTTCCTCTTCGTCGCGTTGTATATCGCGTCGGATTTTAAATCCGCCGAGGCGTCGGCGTTCGGAATTCGGAGTCGCCGGCCATCGAGTCTCGTCCCCGAGGAACGTTTCCTGGCTTGTACGTGCGTTCGTGTTGTGATATACCTAGCTCGCTGTGTGTGCACGCGTCGGCCACTTTCTCGCGAGCTTCGGCACTTTGCGAATATTGCATGAATATAACACTACATGCTGTGTTTGTCCACCGCTTCGTCGTAGGCGTTCCTTTGCGTCGTATGCactgaacaaaaaaaatcgaCAAAGCCGGGATCACTATAGGGGGCAGTGGGGCTGAATTCGACAGGGCTAAAATTGCACATTAGATATCTTTTCATGAAATCCTAGTAAAATTGCGCAAAAAATATGTTTGCCTTTTGTATGGAAGGAATGTTTAAGCAATATTATATCTTTTTAAAGACCCTTTTTAGAACTCGATGAGTTGATGAATTTGTAAATTGACAGCAGTAATTGAACAATATTCTTTATCAATTAGAACTCGATAGGCATAAATATAATAAGGCTAATTTGTTCAAACGTTACCTAACCTCGAAAATTATTgagattttatataaattatatttgaaTCGCAATTTTCCTGGTAGCTATTATGATAATTTATAATAGGTGTATAATTAAGCATAATTTTTGCATATCGCGAAAACTACAAAGTAAGATAACAGCAATTATTTTCACACgttattgaataaaatacaattttcagCAAAAAGTCTTtgagaattttaataaaaatgtttttgctCATTGGAATGTATAAGTAGGCTGCGTCGTCGCCCGAGAGCGCAGCTCCGCGAATTCGGCATGGGGAAAGTTGTTAAGTCGCTTTAGTATATAGGTACTTATGCGTTTATGGGAAAATGGAGTTCGCGTTGGCAAAGGAGAGTTTTGTTCCGCGGCTTTATCTAATCGATTCCGGATCAATATACGAGCCCGTTGGCGACAGAATTTCAAAGTCAACAGTCGCGGGCGGCGACGGAGCAGGCCGTCGATTAAGCTTCGCGTGATTTCCGTTTTTTTCTGTAAAACGAGGCTCTGTACGCCGGTTTCCACGACGAGTTTATCGCCCGAACCTTGAAAAAAAGCCGCAGTcacgaaaataatacactCCGAACaataagctaaaaataaaacgccgGGGTTTCCCCGCTGGTATATTCGCCGTTATCGCTCGcgcacgctctctctctcctccctgCAACGGCTTCATTTTTTCGTACTGCGCGCAGTACCAAGTCGCAGGCTTGCAAAAAGCAGTGCAATTAGCGCGAACGGATAGCCGCGACGATAAAGGCATGATTCAGCGAGATAACTTTGAACGCTTTGTGCGTCAATTTTAATACATCCTTTCTGAAAGCGTCCGTTCAGTGGCACAaacggtctctctctctctctctctctctctcctcctcgcgAGCTGCTGCAGAGAGCGCAGTCCGCGTCTCGGCCGCGGCGGCGCACCGAACATGCATGCACTCGCAGTTTATGTTTTTCTCCGCTTTCGCTCGAGAGAGCTCTTTCtcccggcgcgcgcgagcgaagctTGATTTACGTGTCACTCGGCCGAGCCCAGAACAATGAACCCGCGCGGCCGGCACAAAAGAAATGCTTTACGACAAGCCGCAGCCCGCAACCGGCCGTAGTGCATACACATACCCAGGTcgtccggcgcgcgcgctgttttTCTCCGCGGTTATAAGTAAGCGGTCGCGGCGCGATCGGTTATGCGCCGTGCCCGGGGGTTTCCCCTCGAGAAAGCGATACCGAGCTCCTCGAGTTCTAGTATCTCTTTTATTGTACGCAGCTGACGAAAGATTCGCGTGCTCGGCTAAGCGGAATGCGAGCGAGGCTCTCTTTCGAATGCCGCGACGAGCGTCCGGTTCCGACCGGAAATCGAATGCTCCCTATGCGACAAATAACACAGAGGTTCTAAATAATCTGTCTTTGCCCAAGAAGCAGCGGGCGTTTTGACGAAGGACATCGTGAGCCAGTTGAGGAGCAAGTTCTACGCGGAGCCGCGCAACTTGCAGGCCCAGAACGTCTGCTCGCGGCTGGACCCGCTCGAGGCTTGCATCTCGCGCAAGACCATCCAGGCGACGAACCACGTGTACCAGCACAAAATCGAGACCGAGGGAAAGCCGGTCACCAACCAGAAGAACAGCGGCCGCTGCTGGCTCTTCGCCACCCTCAACGTCATCCGCGTCCCCTTCATCAAGCAGCACAATCTCGAGGAGTTTGAGTTCAGCCAGAACTACCTCTTCTTCTGGGATAAGGTAAAATACTCAAAACTCGTAAAGCGCACAGTAAAACGGCGCAGTAATATGTAATGTAATACGAAAAACGATTCGTCCGCAGATCGAGCGAAGCAACTACTTCCTCCACAACATCGTGAAGACGGCCAAGCGCGGCGATGCTCTGGACAGCCGAACGGTGAACTTCCTGCTGCAGGACCCGATTCCCGACGGAGGCCAGTGGGACATGGTGCTGAACTTGATCAACCGCTACGGCCTCATGCCCAAGATCTGCTACCCCGAGTCCTTCTGCTGCGAGAACTCGAGCAGACTGAACGCCCTGCTCAAGAGCAAGCTGCGCGAGTACGCGCAGACTCTGCGCACCCTCGTCGACAACAAGGCCACCGATGAGCAGGTCTCGTAGATTTTTTGCCCTATTTTGCTTCTCGATCTCTGAAATAACTAAATTTCTCTCATTCCCGTGCACGCGCAGATCAACGAGCGTATCCTCGAGCAGATGACTGTGGTCTACCGGATAGTGGGCATCTGCCTGGGCGTACCGCCGGAAACTTTCACCTGGGAATATTACGACAAGTCGAAGAACTACCAGAGCGTGGGACCGATCACCGGACCTGAGTTCTACGAGAAGTACGTCAAGCCGTACTTCGACGTCAACGACAAGGTCTGCCTGGTCACGGACCCTCGTACCACCAATCCCTTCGGTAAGATCTACACGGTTGACTGTCTTGGCAACGTGGTGGGCGGCAGGCCGACCATCTACAACAACCAACCGCCAGAGCTCCTGATGAAGCTCTGCGCCGAAAGCATCAAGAACAACGAGCCCGTCTGGTTCGGCTGCGAGGTCTCCAAGAGATTCAGCGGCAAAGCTGGCATTGAGGACATCGAGGTCCACGACTACCAGCTCATGTTTGGCACCGATATCCAGCTTGGGCTCTCCAAGGCCGATAGACTGCTTTACGGCGAGTCCTCCATGACGCACGCCATGGTCTTCACTGCTGTTTCTTATGATGTAAGAAACTTCTGTTTTACCAAACTCTCTGGATATCCCCGCTACCATCTGGATTTCACCAAGATATAACTCGctccattttttcttttacagaAGGACGGCAAGATATCGAAATTCCGTGTGGAGAACTCATGGGGAGAAGACCGTGGAGACAAGGGATATCTCGTTCTAACATC
This genomic interval carries:
- the LOC100117524 gene encoding polymerase delta-interacting protein 2 isoform X2; this translates as MYIYIYICIQRRSARSRRTVSILDAVPKLAEVGKLETPKLQGKYETGQLILHRVFGYRGVILFPWLARVYDRDLPNRREGTEDGNFNGVGKEVKGRTHTFYQVLIDQRDCPYIRAQTEAVTFLGNHESSRSLYAIPGLDYVAHEDILPYTTNEKPALQHELFDKFLSYHSDRDPPFAAQETLRAWQKKNHPWLELSDVHKETTENIRVTVIPFYMGCRESQTTSVYWWRYCIRLENLGDLSVQLRERHWRIFSLSGTLETVRGRGVVGQEPVLSKTLPAFQYSSHVSLQAPSGHMWGTFRMEREDGYAFDCRIPPFSLESKADEPTTPNANT
- the LOC100117524 gene encoding polymerase delta-interacting protein 2 isoform X1, with amino-acid sequence MELSRVVLGNRLRKTLLDVTNKIFSVQVAKYIRLAEVGKLETPKLQGKYETGQLILHRVFGYRGVILFPWLARVYDRDLPNRREGTEDGNFNGVGKEVKGRTHTFYQVLIDQRDCPYIRAQTEAVTFLGNHESSRSLYAIPGLDYVAHEDILPYTTNEKPALQHELFDKFLSYHSDRDPPFAAQETLRAWQKKNHPWLELSDVHKETTENIRVTVIPFYMGCRESQTTSVYWWRYCIRLENLGDLSVQLRERHWRIFSLSGTLETVRGRGVVGQEPVLSKTLPAFQYSSHVSLQAPSGHMWGTFRMEREDGYAFDCRIPPFSLESKADEPTTPNANT
- the LOC100117484 gene encoding bleomycin hydrolase isoform X2, coding for MAATAGVLTKDIVSQLRSKFYAEPRNLQAQNVCSRLDPLEACISRKTIQATNHVYQHKIETEGKPVTNQKNSGRCWLFATLNVIRVPFIKQHNLEEFEFSQNYLFFWDKIERSNYFLHNIVKTAKRGDALDSRTVNFLLQDPIPDGGQWDMVLNLINRYGLMPKICYPESFCCENSSRLNALLKSKLREYAQTLRTLVDNKATDEQINERILEQMTVVYRIVGICLGVPPETFTWEYYDKSKNYQSVGPITGPEFYEKYVKPYFDVNDKVCLVTDPRTTNPFGKIYTVDCLGNVVGGRPTIYNNQPPELLMKLCAESIKNNEPVWFGCEVSKRFSGKAGIEDIEVHDYQLMFGTDIQLGLSKADRLLYGESSMTHAMVFTAVSYDKDGKISKFRVENSWGEDRGDKGYLVLTSEWFNEFVFEAVIDKKLVPADVLDVFKQDPIVLPAWDPMGTLAQ
- the LOC100117484 gene encoding bleomycin hydrolase isoform X1; translation: MAAKAAGVLTKDIVSQLRSKFYAEPRNLQAQNVCSRLDPLEACISRKTIQATNHVYQHKIETEGKPVTNQKNSGRCWLFATLNVIRVPFIKQHNLEEFEFSQNYLFFWDKIERSNYFLHNIVKTAKRGDALDSRTVNFLLQDPIPDGGQWDMVLNLINRYGLMPKICYPESFCCENSSRLNALLKSKLREYAQTLRTLVDNKATDEQINERILEQMTVVYRIVGICLGVPPETFTWEYYDKSKNYQSVGPITGPEFYEKYVKPYFDVNDKVCLVTDPRTTNPFGKIYTVDCLGNVVGGRPTIYNNQPPELLMKLCAESIKNNEPVWFGCEVSKRFSGKAGIEDIEVHDYQLMFGTDIQLGLSKADRLLYGESSMTHAMVFTAVSYDKDGKISKFRVENSWGEDRGDKGYLVLTSEWFNEFVFEAVIDKKLVPADVLDVFKQDPIVLPAWDPMGTLAQ